GACGGGCGGAAGAGGGGCACCGTCCAGCGGTCGCGCACGGTGCCGTCGAGCCGGACGGCCTCGTACGGCACCCATCGGGGCCGGTCGTCGTCGCGGGGATCCGGCAGGACCGGCTTGGCGGGAGCCCAGTCGAGGCGGGTCCGCGCGGTCAGCAGGCTGCCGTACGCGAGAGGAAGCCGCCGGGGGTCGTAGCGGAGCTGCGGTCCGAGGCCGGCGGCGGTGTCGCGGCGCACGCGCGGCTCGGCGATCTCCGCGTGCCACAGTTCGATCGACTCCATCACCGCGGAGACCTTGGCCAGGGCGTCGGTGAGGCCCTTTCCCTGCGACACGGACAGGGTCCTGGACATCGGCCTGCAGGCCTGCCACACCGGGATGCCGATGTGGTCGAGACCGGTGATGTCGGCGATGCGGGTGATGCCGATGCGTGCCAGGTGCGGTGCGAGCCGGCGCAGCGTCTCCTCCGGCGTGACGGTCCGGTGTGTGCCGGCTCGCACCGCCTTGGGGCCGCCGTCGCTCATGCGCGGTCCGCGCAGGGGCCGGTGCCGATCACGGCGCAGCCCATGACCAGCTCGGTGGCGGTGTCCAGGCGCAGGAGCTGGGAGAGGGTCTCGTCGCGCAGCGCCGCGGTGAACGTGCAGGCAAGGCCCATCGCCGCCGTGAGGAGGTAGACGGTCTGGCTCAGGTGCCCCACGTCGTAGTGCAGGATGCGGTAGGAGCGGGAGATCTTGTACTTCCATTTGTTCCTGGCGAACACGCTGGTGAAGAAGACGTACGCGGACGCGTCGCGGGTCCAGGACTGATCACCGCACACCCGTACCAGCAGGTCGTCGGCGAGCGGGGCGGTCAGGCGGTCGAGCAGCCGGTTCCTGGCGTCGTAGTGGTAGAGCCCCGCAGGGACGCCGGCCACCCTGCGCGCGTAGACGTAGAGCTCGGTGGGGTGCCTGCCGCCGCCGGACGGGCTGGTCTTGAGCGTCGTCTGGCTGAGCGCGCTGCTCCTGATCGGGGACGCCGTGATCGACAGGAGGGCGGCGAGCTGGTCGCGCGGGATGTCGCCGCCGGAGTACGACCGCACGCTGCGCCGGGTGTAGAGCAGCGTCAGCAGGTCGCGCTCGACGAGCGTGCCGCCGGGCGGGGTGCTGCGCGCGAGCGGGATGCTGTCGAGCACGCTCTCGTGCTTCTTGAACGCCGGCGGCGGCGGGTCGGCCTCCAGCTTGCGCCGCAGTTGCTCGTCCTGCTCGGCCTCGGACAGGAACAGGTTCGAGTCGAGGAACTGGGTGGAGTAGTGGAACGCGCGGGCGATGGGCGACCAGGGGGCCCAGGCCGCGCTCATCCGCCTTTCCCGGGCGTCGCGGGCGGAGCCCACCTCGACGAGGATCCCGGCGCCGACGAGTGCGCGGATGACGCGTCCGGCATGCTCGCGGTCCTCGTGTCCGGCGAGCACCTCGGCTATTTCCCTCGGCCGTCTGAAGGCGGCGAGAAAGGTCTCCGTGCCGCTCGCGAGTGCGACCTGCCGATGACTCAGATAGTCGTCCCAGACGAGATATCCGTCGTCCAGGTAAAGAACGCCGCAGGATGAAGTCCGATACATCGCTTTCCCCGGTCGAGGAGTCGGGGCGGCGGGGGTCGCAGGCCGCCCCAACTGGCTTTTCGGCTACTGGAGTTCGATGCTCTTCCAGTTGGGACTGTAAGAGTCGAGGGACTTCTCCGTCTGCGCGTAGCCGTCGGCCCTGGCCTCGAAAGCGAGGTCCTCGTCGGCGGGGAACACGATCTGGTTGGGCATGAGGAAATCCTTCCCGCGAACATCTTGCTGACCTTTGTGAAGTTAGCAAGGGGCCGGAAGAACCGTCAATGCAATTAAAAGCGGGTCGAAATAGAGAGAAATATCGCCATATTGTCCGGCGGTGTTTGTGGTGTCAGCGCGAGAGGGTGTCGTCGGCGGCGGGCAGGCGCACCGACAACGTGAGCCGGGACTGACCCTGCGGGTGATCCAGGAGCACCTGGTCGCAGACGGCGTTGATGATGGATAAGCCGAACCCGCCGGGACGGTTGGGGTCCCGGACGTGGTTGAGGTGGTCGGCGGTCAGCTTGCCCGCCGGGTCGGTGATCCGGACGGTGATGGCGTGCCCGTCGTGGCGGGCGTGCAGCGTGCCGGTGCCCGCGCCGTGGTCGAGCACGTTGGTGGCCGCCTCGTTGACCGCCAGCAGCAGGTCGATGAGCCGGGTGCCGGTCAGGCCGGCGGTGGTGGCGTAGGCGTGCACCCGCCGGCGCAGGCCGGCCAGGTCGCCGTCGATCGGGCAGCGCAGTTCCGCAGTGCTGGCCATTGCCGCGAACCACCTACCCGTCAGTCATCGGAGAGGGGCAGAGGCGCCCGCTCCAACATGTCCGTGATGTGCAGTCTAAAACGTCCGCCGACCTTGGCGAACAGAGCGGGCGCGGCCCGGCGAACCACCAAGCACCGGACATGCAGCACTTACCGCGCACAATACGGCAAGAAATAAAGCCTTTGAATTTCCTCGTCCCGCGGATTCAGAATGCAGAAGTGGTAGGTACGCTTTCCGGATCGGCGCCCGACATCGAGCGCATGGCTCAGGAGCTGTGCGCCGCCGTGGAGTCCGCCGGTAGCCCCGTCGCGGCCGGAGCCGCCATCTCCCGGATGATCGCCCGCCAGGTCCCCCACGACGGGCTGCGCCTGGTCGGCCTGAACCCGGCGACCGGCCTCGGCCTGGGCACCTTCAGCTTCTGGCACGCCTACCAGCCCGCGCTCATCAGCGAGCTGGTGCTCAACAGATTCCTGGACGGCGATCCGTGCCCGCCCCCGCTGCTCGCCCGGCACAGCGAGCCGATCGTCGTGGTGGGAGCAGGCGGCTGCGGCAACCCCGGGATCCGGCGGCTGCTGGCCTCGCACGGCATGGGCGGCGAGCTCCGGCTGCTGATCAGGGACCGCCACGGCCCGTGGGGCATGCTGGGCCTGCTGCGCGCCACCGACCTCAGCCCCTTCGGCCCGCAGGACTGCCTGCGGATGCGCCGGCTCGTCCCCGCGCTGCTGGCGGCGCTGCGGCACTACGTCACGGCAGGGCCGCTGACCCCATCGGTGCCCGCGCTCCCGACCGGCGTCATCATGGTCGGCCCCGATCACACCGTCAGGTCGGTCTCGCCGCAGGCGCGCGCCTGGATGCGGCAGATGTGGCCGGGCCTGGGCAGCGGGGTGCCCGACTGGATCGCCGACGCCTTCTGGGTCGGCCTGTCCCTGCACGCGCGTACGCACGCCCGCGACGCCCGCGCCTGGGCGCCGCT
The nucleotide sequence above comes from Nonomuraea gerenzanensis. Encoded proteins:
- a CDS encoding ATP-binding protein, which gives rise to MASTAELRCPIDGDLAGLRRRVHAYATTAGLTGTRLIDLLLAVNEAATNVLDHGAGTGTLHARHDGHAITVRITDPAGKLTADHLNHVRDPNRPGGFGLSIINAVCDQVLLDHPQGQSRLTLSVRLPAADDTLSR
- a CDS encoding SagB/ThcOx family dehydrogenase, producing MYRTSSCGVLYLDDGYLVWDDYLSHRQVALASGTETFLAAFRRPREIAEVLAGHEDREHAGRVIRALVGAGILVEVGSARDARERRMSAAWAPWSPIARAFHYSTQFLDSNLFLSEAEQDEQLRRKLEADPPPPAFKKHESVLDSIPLARSTPPGGTLVERDLLTLLYTRRSVRSYSGGDIPRDQLAALLSITASPIRSSALSQTTLKTSPSGGGRHPTELYVYARRVAGVPAGLYHYDARNRLLDRLTAPLADDLLVRVCGDQSWTRDASAYVFFTSVFARNKWKYKISRSYRILHYDVGHLSQTVYLLTAAMGLACTFTAALRDETLSQLLRLDTATELVMGCAVIGTGPCADRA
- a CDS encoding helix-turn-helix transcriptional regulator, which gives rise to MVGTLSGSAPDIERMAQELCAAVESAGSPVAAGAAISRMIARQVPHDGLRLVGLNPATGLGLGTFSFWHAYQPALISELVLNRFLDGDPCPPPLLARHSEPIVVVGAGGCGNPGIRRLLASHGMGGELRLLIRDRHGPWGMLGLLRATDLSPFGPQDCLRMRRLVPALLAALRHYVTAGPLTPSVPALPTGVIMVGPDHTVRSVSPQARAWMRQMWPGLGSGVPDWIADAFWVGLSLHARTHARDARAWAPLLCTPTANFGRSILIHAQPLDDRGEGDVAILVQAAAGSLLLPSFCDWYGITARERRVLEHLHDGAAPKQIARALDVSAYTVNDHLKSVYGKTRAQGRDELIAAISG